Proteins found in one Acidobacteriota bacterium genomic segment:
- a CDS encoding FliM/FliN family flagellar motor switch protein — MAAMPESRSAAEARSDEAPARRPRYEREEFHRLPLDISARIAVGSARLGDLLRLQPGAVVPTETPVGEPSRLIVEGIAVGRGELVEIKGRIAFRVTSLGSDDD, encoded by the coding sequence ATGGCCGCGATGCCCGAGAGCCGTTCCGCCGCCGAGGCACGTTCGGACGAGGCGCCCGCGCGCCGGCCGCGCTACGAGCGCGAGGAGTTCCACCGCCTTCCGCTCGACATCTCCGCGCGGATCGCCGTCGGGTCCGCGCGCCTCGGCGATCTTCTGCGCCTGCAGCCGGGGGCGGTGGTTCCGACCGAAACACCGGTCGGCGAGCCGTCGCGGCTGATCGTCGAAGGAATCGCCGTCGGGCGCGGAGAACTCGTCGAGATCAAGGGGCGCATCGCGTTCCGCGTCACCAGCCTGGGGTCGGACGATGACTGA